A part of Periplaneta americana isolate PAMFEO1 chromosome 17, P.americana_PAMFEO1_priV1, whole genome shotgun sequence genomic DNA contains:
- the LOC138693267 gene encoding glucose dehydrogenase [FAD, quinone]-like, with translation MNKMIKLTTRLIFLMFFAKTSLPHNHMGGLAEGLFKFVQEGTMYLAEEPPDQINIHSEYDFIIVGAGAAGSVIANRLTQIPEWRVLLIEAGERENYALDIPILALYLQFTDVNWKYKSVPNNNVCLSMENKQCPFARGKVMGGSTSINLMISSRGHRRNYDEWEEMGNTGWGYKDVLPYFRQIEDMTIAEFAIDEKYHSTGGEVTISYVPHRTALADTFIQGGKEMGYRFIDYNGETQIGFSYLQTFTRNGTRLSASRAFLHPIKYRTNFHVKKKSFVTKIMINPRTKTAYGVEFVCDSKRYIVRAKKEVILSAGAVNSPQLLMLSGIGPKKHLNELNIPVIQDLKVGYNFMDHPTMIPATFLINQSVSLTIEDLLNDKNTLHKFTHFHSGPFSIPAACEGIAFFDSKNLTNPDGDPNMELALFSSAIGADIVLYKMVGLSDEFYKSVFKSIKDAHSFSIAPILVRPKSRGRITLKSSNPYKKPLIYYDFFENPQDLEDMVFLIKKALELSKTPAFQKFGTKFHDIPVPGCEHHKFGSDDYWKCAARHVCTCAWHICGTCKMGPFWDPDAVVDPRLRVYGVNGLRVVDASIMPVVPAAHTALPTMMIAAKAADFVKHDWGK, from the coding sequence ATGAATAAAATGATCAAACTAACAACGAGACTCATCTTTCTTATGTTCTTCGCCAAAACATCATTACCACATAATCATATGGGAGGACTTGCTGAAGGGCTGTTCAAATTCGTGCAGGAGGGAACCATGTACTTAGCAGAAGAACCACCTGACCAGATAAATATTCACTCTGAATACGACTTCATCATCGTgggagcaggagcagcaggtaGTGTGATAGCCAACCGACTCACTCAGATTCCGGAATGGAGAGTTCTCCTCATCGAAGCTGGAGAAAGAGAAAACTATGCACTGGATATTCCAATTCTCGCACTGTATTTGCAATTCACCGATGTGAACTGGAAATACAAATCCGTTCCTAACAATAACGTCTGTCTCAGCATGGAAAACAAACAGTGTCCTTTTGCACGAGGGAAAGTTATGGGAGGAAGTACATCAATAAACTTAATGATTTCCAGTAGAGGACATCGGCGAAACTACGACGAATGGGAGGAAATGGGTAATACAGGATGGGGTTACAAAGACGTACTCCCATATTTTCGGCAAATAGAAGACATGACGATTGCAGAATTTGCAATCGACGAGAAATACCATTCCACAGGTGGTGAAGTAACCATTTCATATGTACCCCACAGGACTGCATTAGCAGATACCTTTATACAAGGGGGTAAAGAAATGGGCTACAGATTCATTGATTACAACGGCGAAACACAAATCGGATTCAGTTATCTTCAAACATTTACCAGAAATGGTACTCGGTTAAGTGCATCCAGagctttccttcatcctataAAATATAGAACAAATTTTCATGTAAAGAAGAAAAGTTTTGTAACTAAAATAATGATTAATCCACGTACCAAAACAGCGTATGGCGTAGAATTCGTTTGTGATAGTAAAAGATATATTGTACGTGCAAAGAAAGAAGTAATATTGTCGGCCGGTGCAGTTAATTCTCCTCAACTTCTCATGTTATCAGGAATCGGTCCAAAGAAGCATCTGAATGAATTGAATATTCCAGTAATACAGGACTTGAAAGTTGGGTATAATTTTATGGATCATCCGACTATGATACCTGCAACTTTTCTAATAAACCAGTCTGTTTCCCTAACAATAGAAGATTTGCTAAATgacaaaaatacattacataagtTCACACATTTCCATAGCGGACCATTTTCAATACCAGCTGCATGCGAAGGAATCGCCTTTTTTGACAGCAAAAACTTGACGAATCCAGATGGAGATCCTAATATGGAACTGGCTTTGTTCAGTAGTGCAATTGGCGCGGATATCGTACTTTACAAAATGGTTGGATTGTCTGATGAATTTTATAAAAGTGTTTTCAAATCAATTAAGGATGCACATTCGTTCTCAATAGCCCCAATACTAGTTCGACCGAAGAGTAGGGGAAGGATTACGCTAAAATCTTCAAATCCGTATAAGAAACCATTAATTTACTACGATTTCTTTGAAAATCCTCAGGACTTGGAAGATATGGTATTTTTAATAAAGAAAGCTTTGGAGCTCAGTAAGACCCCTGCATTTCAAAAATTCGGTACAAAGTTCCACGATATACCTGTTCCTGGCTGTGAACACCATAAATTTGGCTCTGATGACTATTGGAAATGTGCAGCAAGACATGTATGCACCTGCGCTTGGCATATTTGTGGAACTTGTAAAATGGGACCTTTTTGGGATCCTGATGCTGTGGTTGATCCGAGGTTACGTGTTTATGGAGTGAACGGCTTAAGAGTAGTAGATGCATCAATAATGCCAGTTGTGCCCGCTGCACATACCGCTCTTCCAACTATGATGATAGCAGCAAAAGCAGCTGATTTTGTGAAGCACGATTGGGGAAAATAA